A window of the Tunturibacter empetritectus genome harbors these coding sequences:
- a CDS encoding NAD(P)H-dependent oxidoreductase subunit E — protein sequence MSEIANTIFSPETAARFDHLVTIYPLKRSALVPMLLYAQDEIGYISDAVISEIAQRIDLLELDVRNVLSYYSMLRTKPAGKYNVQVCTNISCMLRGGYEILDHCKHKLGIGHKGTTPDGVFSLEEVECIGACCWAPAIQINYDFHDDLTTEKVDVLFQMYRDGLSFDATGKDVK from the coding sequence GTGAGTGAAATAGCCAATACGATCTTTTCGCCAGAGACGGCCGCACGCTTTGACCATCTCGTCACTATCTACCCGCTCAAGCGGTCGGCGCTTGTGCCGATGCTGCTCTACGCACAGGATGAGATCGGCTATATCTCCGACGCCGTCATCTCCGAAATCGCACAGCGCATCGACCTTCTGGAGTTGGACGTACGCAATGTGCTTTCGTACTACTCCATGCTGCGCACCAAGCCCGCGGGCAAGTACAACGTGCAGGTCTGCACCAATATCTCCTGCATGCTGCGCGGTGGGTACGAGATCCTTGACCACTGCAAGCACAAGCTCGGCATCGGCCACAAAGGCACGACACCAGACGGCGTCTTCTCGCTGGAAGAGGTTGAATGCATCGGCGCTTGCTGCTGGGCGCCAGCTATCCAGATCAACTACGACTTCCACGACGACCTCACCACCGAAAAAGTCGACGTTCTGTTTCAGATGTATCGCGACGGGCTGAGTTTCGACGCGACGGGAAAGGACGTGAAGTAG
- a CDS encoding prepilin peptidase, with protein sequence MNQHNGQVGPYMTEQIANEYIYGFSLLVLGFLLIGLMVMDWQTMILPDSFTLGGIAIALFLVCTQALFLGPNEDQVVLSNHHIQLTSPGGVTDRGNLFFTGPESLIFGRIAAVCGVALLLLLIRWLYKAVRHRDGMGLGDVKLLAMIAAFLGFWPAVLSLFLGTLAAAVYGVILLVRGRAGAISRLAFGSFLSIGGLISALFGNRLINMYIALLR encoded by the coding sequence ATGAACCAACACAATGGCCAGGTAGGCCCGTACATGACGGAACAGATCGCCAACGAATACATCTACGGATTTTCACTTCTCGTCCTCGGCTTTCTGCTCATCGGCCTCATGGTCATGGATTGGCAGACCATGATCTTGCCTGACTCCTTCACGCTCGGTGGCATCGCCATCGCTCTCTTTCTCGTTTGTACGCAGGCCCTCTTCCTCGGCCCAAACGAAGACCAGGTGGTCCTCAGCAATCATCACATTCAACTGACTAGTCCTGGCGGAGTAACCGATCGCGGCAATCTCTTCTTTACCGGCCCGGAGAGCCTGATCTTCGGTCGCATTGCTGCGGTCTGCGGAGTAGCGCTCCTGCTCCTCCTCATCCGCTGGCTCTACAAGGCAGTCCGCCATCGCGACGGCATGGGCCTCGGCGACGTCAAACTGCTCGCCATGATCGCGGCGTTTCTCGGCTTCTGGCCTGCGGTCCTCTCCCTCTTTCTTGGAACATTAGCGGCTGCGGTCTATGGAGTCATCCTTCTGGTGCGCGGCAGGGCAGGAGCTATTTCCAGACTCGCCTTCGGAAGCTTTCTTTCGATCGGTGGACTAATCAGCGCACTTTTCGGTAATCGTCTGATCAACATGTACATAGCTCTCCTTCGATAG
- the nuoF gene encoding NADH-quinone oxidoreductase subunit NuoF, producing the protein MPSLVSHPDEVKVVSRRFGLGATDIDKYVELDGYKAVQQAIAKGPEWIITEMKASGLRGRGGAGFPTGMKWSFVPKQSEKPKYVLVNGDESEPGTCKDHVLFLHDPHAVIEGTMIAGLAIGSKLGFIYLRGEYRYLLKIVEKAVADAYAKGFLGKNIFGTGVDFDIITQTGAGAYEVGEESALMESLEGKRGVPRIKPPFPAVVGLYGGPTVINNAETIANAPHILLMGGEAYAKLGSERNGGTRLFGISGHVERPGVYELPMGYNLKRAIYEVAGGIKDGKKLKAVVPGGSSCPVMTADEIDVGLDFDQMGKAGTMLGSGGIVVLDETVSIVEFALRTIAFYQHESCGWCIPCREGTDWIKKTLTRVYNGGGNKKDVDNVQYLAENMLGRTFCPLGDAAAMPTIAFVKKFRKEFEDYIEGHKAGTPIITVEQLVGAH; encoded by the coding sequence ATGCCATCACTCGTCTCGCACCCCGATGAGGTAAAAGTAGTCTCCCGCCGCTTCGGCCTGGGCGCAACCGATATCGACAAGTATGTCGAACTCGATGGCTATAAAGCCGTTCAGCAAGCCATCGCTAAAGGACCTGAGTGGATCATCACTGAGATGAAGGCCAGTGGCCTGCGCGGCCGTGGAGGCGCTGGTTTCCCGACCGGCATGAAGTGGTCCTTCGTCCCAAAGCAATCTGAAAAGCCGAAGTATGTGCTGGTAAACGGTGACGAATCCGAACCGGGCACCTGCAAGGATCACGTCCTCTTCCTGCACGATCCTCATGCCGTCATTGAAGGCACGATGATCGCAGGCCTCGCCATCGGCTCCAAACTCGGCTTCATCTATCTTCGTGGCGAGTATCGCTACCTGCTCAAGATTGTCGAGAAGGCCGTCGCCGACGCTTACGCAAAGGGCTTCCTGGGCAAAAACATCTTCGGCACCGGCGTGGACTTCGACATCATCACCCAGACCGGAGCAGGAGCATACGAGGTCGGCGAAGAGTCCGCCCTGATGGAGTCGCTCGAAGGCAAACGCGGAGTGCCTCGCATTAAGCCTCCCTTCCCTGCCGTTGTTGGGCTCTACGGCGGACCTACCGTCATCAATAATGCCGAAACCATCGCCAACGCGCCGCACATCCTGCTGATGGGCGGCGAGGCTTATGCCAAGCTTGGCAGCGAACGCAACGGCGGCACACGCCTCTTCGGCATCAGCGGTCATGTCGAACGCCCCGGAGTCTACGAGCTTCCGATGGGCTACAACCTCAAGCGAGCCATCTACGAGGTTGCCGGCGGTATTAAGGATGGCAAGAAGCTGAAAGCTGTCGTCCCCGGCGGATCGAGCTGTCCCGTCATGACCGCCGACGAGATCGACGTGGGCCTTGACTTCGACCAGATGGGCAAGGCCGGCACCATGCTCGGCTCGGGTGGCATCGTGGTGCTCGATGAGACCGTCTCCATCGTCGAGTTCGCGCTTCGCACCATCGCGTTCTACCAGCATGAATCCTGCGGCTGGTGCATTCCCTGCCGCGAGGGTACGGACTGGATCAAGAAGACTCTCACGCGCGTCTACAACGGTGGCGGCAATAAAAAAGATGTCGACAACGTTCAATATCTCGCCGAGAACATGCTGGGACGCACCTTCTGCCCGCTGGGCGACGCAGCGGCCATGCCCACCATCGCCTTCGTCAAAAAATTCCGCAAAGAGTTTGAAGACTACATCGAGGGCCACAAGGCCGGAACCCCCATCATCACTGTTGAACAGCTGGTCGGAGCGCACTGA
- a CDS encoding NADH-quinone oxidoreductase subunit C, with amino-acid sequence MYDPASAIKGKQAVFEAHPENAAVKALADLATDAKFDRAELTITVARESIVSAAKAVQQAGYNFLEDVTAVDWYPSEPRFQISYSILSHKLKERLRLVVRLDGEDASLDSITSVWPSANFYEREVFDLFGVHFGGHPNLRRIMMPEDWKGHPLRKDYPVEGYR; translated from the coding sequence ATGTACGATCCAGCCTCTGCCATCAAGGGCAAACAGGCCGTCTTCGAGGCGCATCCTGAAAACGCCGCCGTGAAAGCTCTGGCCGACCTTGCGACTGACGCCAAGTTCGACCGCGCCGAGCTCACCATCACCGTGGCTCGTGAGAGCATCGTCTCCGCAGCGAAAGCCGTCCAGCAAGCTGGATACAACTTCCTTGAGGATGTCACCGCTGTCGACTGGTACCCCTCTGAACCACGCTTCCAGATCTCTTACAGTATCCTTTCGCACAAGTTGAAAGAGCGTCTGCGCCTCGTCGTTCGTCTTGATGGAGAAGATGCCTCGCTCGACAGCATCACGTCGGTATGGCCCTCTGCCAACTTCTACGAGCGAGAAGTCTTCGATCTCTTTGGAGTTCACTTCGGTGGCCATCCTAATCTTCGCCGAATCATGATGCCGGAAGACTGGAAGGGGCATCCATTACGCAAGGACTACCCCGTGGAGGGCTACCGCTAA
- a CDS encoding NADH-quinone oxidoreductase subunit A produces the protein MHSYPYIWNYLPLVLQVLAALGLALGMVGASFFIGKHKNSRTKAGAYECGMEPVGDARGRFTVRFYMVAMLFILFDVEAVFMLPWAVIFRRLPAITGSRMFGFYEMLVYLGFVAVGLFYVWKKGILDWANDKGDL, from the coding sequence ATGCACAGTTACCCCTACATCTGGAACTACCTTCCACTCGTGCTTCAGGTCCTGGCCGCCCTCGGACTCGCTTTGGGCATGGTGGGCGCCTCTTTTTTCATCGGAAAACACAAAAACTCGCGCACCAAGGCCGGAGCCTACGAGTGCGGCATGGAGCCGGTGGGCGACGCTCGTGGCCGCTTCACCGTCCGCTTCTACATGGTTGCGATGCTCTTCATCCTGTTCGATGTTGAAGCCGTCTTCATGCTTCCCTGGGCTGTAATCTTCCGTCGCCTGCCAGCGATTACCGGCTCGCGCATGTTCGGCTTCTACGAGATGCTCGTCTATCTCGGCTTCGTCGCAGTAGGCCTTTTCTATGTTTGGAAGAAGGGCATCCTGGACTGGGCGAACGATAAGGGAGACCTCTAA
- a CDS encoding transcriptional regulator: MLEARLRAELWTSWASLLRSYAAAHGMNSKHHAVVEVGAEEITLRVASRWLRFTHETMESSDGSRSAFNMQEDGTVKLNGIAEEMDLAAERLAREMMQSE; the protein is encoded by the coding sequence ATGCTTGAAGCACGCCTCAGAGCTGAACTTTGGACCTCGTGGGCCTCGCTGCTTCGCTCTTACGCCGCCGCCCACGGAATGAACAGCAAGCACCATGCAGTAGTTGAAGTGGGAGCAGAAGAGATTACACTTCGTGTGGCCAGCCGCTGGCTTCGCTTCACGCACGAGACGATGGAATCAAGTGATGGAAGCCGCTCTGCCTTCAATATGCAGGAGGACGGAACGGTCAAACTGAACGGTATCGCCGAAGAGATGGACCTTGCCGCTGAGAGGCTGGCGCGGGAGATGATGCAGAGTGAGTGA
- the nuoD gene encoding NADH dehydrogenase (quinone) subunit D produces the protein MTPPVEELTGVAAIDPGIDDLIANSARNRQNPPSKDQTMIINMGPQHPSTHGVLRLVIEVDGETIVGLAPDIGYLHTGIEKTCEAKFYQQVVPMTDRIDYLCPMTNNLAYCLAVEKLLGLEIPERAQYLRVLFNELTRIQSHLVWLGTHAMDIGALTVFLYCFREREDLLRIFEAVAGQRMMTSYVRVGGLSLEPPRDIYDKIRTFLKNFPAHVEEYEGLLQTNPIWMNRLKGVGYLSAADAIALGVTGPPLRASGVDFDVRRDMPYSGYEKFQFNVPVSDVGDVWARYIVRMQEFRESVKICLQALDGLPEGHIVADAPKIILPNREQMKTQMESLIHHFKIVTEGFGVPAGEATSSVEAPHGMMNYYVVSDGTAKPYRVHMRNPGFATLQALETMCKGRLLADVVAVIGSIDIVLGEIDR, from the coding sequence ATGACTCCCCCTGTTGAAGAACTTACCGGCGTGGCAGCGATCGATCCGGGCATTGACGATCTCATCGCCAACTCCGCACGAAATCGACAGAATCCGCCGTCCAAAGATCAGACCATGATCATCAACATGGGTCCGCAGCATCCTTCGACCCACGGTGTTCTGCGCCTCGTCATCGAGGTCGACGGCGAGACCATCGTCGGGCTGGCTCCGGACATCGGCTATCTTCACACTGGCATCGAGAAGACCTGCGAGGCCAAGTTCTACCAGCAGGTCGTCCCCATGACCGACCGCATCGACTATCTCTGTCCCATGACCAACAATCTCGCCTACTGCCTTGCAGTGGAGAAGTTGTTGGGGCTCGAGATTCCCGAACGCGCACAGTATCTCCGCGTCCTCTTCAACGAGCTGACGCGCATTCAGTCACACCTGGTCTGGCTTGGCACCCACGCCATGGACATCGGCGCTCTCACCGTCTTCCTCTACTGCTTCCGCGAGCGCGAGGATCTGCTGCGCATCTTTGAAGCGGTCGCCGGCCAGCGCATGATGACGAGCTACGTCCGCGTCGGCGGCCTTAGCCTGGAGCCGCCGCGGGATATCTACGACAAGATCCGCACCTTCCTCAAGAACTTCCCTGCCCACGTGGAGGAGTATGAGGGTCTGCTGCAGACCAACCCCATCTGGATGAATCGCCTGAAGGGCGTGGGCTACCTCTCAGCCGCAGACGCGATTGCGCTGGGCGTCACCGGCCCCCCGCTGCGAGCCTCTGGAGTCGACTTCGATGTTCGCCGGGATATGCCTTACTCGGGCTACGAGAAGTTTCAGTTCAACGTACCGGTCTCTGATGTCGGCGACGTTTGGGCGCGCTACATCGTTCGCATGCAGGAGTTCCGCGAGTCGGTCAAGATCTGCCTGCAGGCGCTCGATGGCCTTCCTGAAGGACACATCGTCGCGGATGCACCGAAGATCATCCTCCCGAATCGCGAGCAGATGAAGACTCAGATGGAGTCCCTCATCCATCACTTCAAGATTGTGACGGAAGGCTTTGGTGTTCCGGCAGGTGAGGCGACCAGCTCCGTCGAAGCACCGCACGGCATGATGAACTACTACGTTGTCTCCGATGGCACCGCCAAACCCTACCGCGTCCACATGCGCAATCCGGGATTCGCAACCCTGCAAGCACTCGAAACCATGTGCAAAGGCCGCCTCCTCGCCGATGTCGTCGCCGTCATCGGATCGATCGATATCGTTCTAGGCGAGATCGACCGCTAA